In a single window of the Clarias gariepinus isolate MV-2021 ecotype Netherlands chromosome 16, CGAR_prim_01v2, whole genome shotgun sequence genome:
- the nfkb1 gene encoding nuclear factor NF-kappa-B p105 subunit, whose translation MTDEDAFLPVQEYFDFDPAWIPMDPGFAAVSHPNTHRIEGPCLQITEQPKQRGFRFRYGCEGPSHGGLPGACSEKNRKTYPQVKICHYHGPARIVVQLVTNTKQPHLHAHSLVGKQCDKGICIADLQPKDSSISFPNLGILHVTKKNVSKTLEERMSEAYRLGYNYGVVIHQEIDSFQGETRLPRELTDHQRNLICNAAANQAKDMDLSVVRLMFTAFLPDSEGGFTRRLEPVISEPIYDSKAPNASNLKIVRMDRTAGCVTGGEEVYLLCDKVQKDDIQVRFYEDDETGIVWEAFGDFSPTDVHRQFAIVFKTPKYRDQNLQKPISVFVQLKRKSDSETSEPKPFTYHPQIIDKEEVQRKRQKTLPNFPDYGGSGVGGMYRGPGGGPTSGGSHTGGSSGGGTGGGHYYQGYYNNFNSGYGFPPSMGGGGSGVKHCNHGPVEDTDEESDNDLDDDPGTGGVCYRPEFLVSDGRSEESKDLDKSGVCDSGNADCVFEPRLVELAHRHASALFNFAVSGDLRRLLVPQRPLMAAQDENGDTGLHLSVIHSQTDAVKNLAEVMAAIPGEDVVNMRNDLYQTPLHLAVLTEQKEAAQALMEAGSDLALTDRHGNTALHLAAQQKDGEMMRVLLKHQAALELSSMHNTAGLCPLHIAILTNSLSSVRALLEAGANVEVQERTCGRTPLHLATELDNVSLAGCLLLEGDAEVDSLTYNGSTALHIAAGRGSLKLSALLIAAGADPHKENFEPLFFRDEECCREDRDDVDEGYIPGTTPLDMAASSEVREILKGKPYQPSTVVIPPQGDMQSLGAETKQALCKCLEESPGGWESLAHTLRLGILTNAFRLSPRPACTLLDSYEVSGGTVCELLAGLKSIGNSGAVSILQERMACEENDDAHDGHLTTDGGVSAGLHVLKLSPSDDIGVCDSGVETSFQ comes from the exons ATCTGTCATTATCATGGTCCAGCACGCATCGTGGTCCAGCTGGTGACCAACACCAAACAGCCGCATCTGCACGCGCACAGCCTCGTGGGTAAACAATGCGACAAGGGCATCTGCATAGCCGACCTTCAACCCAAAGACTCCTCCATCAG tttccCTAACCTGGGTATCCTTCATGTGACTAAAAAGAACGTGAGTAAAACTCTGGAGGAGAGGATGAGTGAAGCGTACAGGCTAGGTTACAACTACGGCGTGGTAATCCATCAGGAAATCGACTCCTTCCAAGGAGAAACACGCCTTCCCAGAGAGCTCACAG aTCATCAAAGAAATCTGATCTGCAATGCCGCAGCTAACCAGGCCAAAGACATGGACTTGAGTGTTGTAAGGCTCATGTTCACTGCCTTTCTGCCGGACAGCGAGGGCGGCTTCACCCGCAGACTCGAACCTGTCATATCCGAGCCCATCTACGACAGCA AAGCCCCGAACGCTTCGAACCTGAAGATCGTGCGGATGGATCGCACTGCAGGGTGTGTGACGGGCGGGGAAGAAGTCTACCTGCTCTGTGACAAAGTTCAGAAAG ATGACATCCAGGTGCGCTTTTATGAAGATGACGAGACGGGAATCGTCTGGGAGGCATTCGGGGATTTCTCTCCCACCGACGTGCACAGACAG TTCGCCATCGTCTTCAAGACGCCGAAGTACCGCGACCAGAACCTCCAGAAGCCCATCTCGGTGTTCGTGCAGCTCAAGAGGAAGTCAGACAGTGAGACGAGCGAGCCCAAACCCTTCACTTATCACCCACAGATCATAG ATAAGGAAGAAGTGCAGAGGAAGAGACAGAAGACACTGCCCAATTTCCCGGATTACGGCGGGAGTGGTGTAGGGGGCATGTATAGGGGACCAGGAGGTGGGCCTACATCAGGGGGCAGCCACACTGGAGGAAGTAGTGGAGGAGGGACAGGTGGAG GTCATTATTACCAGGGTTATTATAACAACTTCAACTCCGGCTACGGCTTTCCGCCATCCATGGGTGGAGGAGGAAGCGGCGTTAAACACT GCAATCACGGTCCAGTGGAAGACACAGACGAAGAGAGCGACAACGATCTGGACGACGATCCGGGGACCGGAGGAGTGTGTTACCGGCCTGAATTCCTGGTGTCCGACGGGAGGAGTGAAGAGAGTAAGGATCTGGACAAGTCTGGAGTGTGTGACTCAGGCAATGCAG ATTGTGTGTTTGAGCCGCGGTTAGTCGAGCTAGCACATAGGCACGCCAGCGCTTTGTTCAACTTTGCCGTAAGTGGTGACCTTCGCAGGCTGCTGGTTCCACAACGCCCTCTGATGGCTGCACAGGACGAAAACGGAGACAC TGGGCTGCACCTGAGCGTGATCCACAGTCAGACGGATGCAGTGAAGAACCTAGCAGAGGTGATGGCGGCGATCCCCGGGGAGGACGTGGTGAACATGAGGAATGATCTGTATCAG ACTCCACTGCACCTGGCTGTATTGACCGAACAGAAGGAAGCAGCCCAGGCGTTAATGGAGGCGGGAAGTGACCTCGCTCTGACTGATCGCCATGGCAACACGGCACTCCACTTGGCCGCCCAGCAGAAGGACGGAGAGATGATGCGGGTGCTCCTGAAACATCAAGCGGCGCTGGAGTTAAGCAGCATGCACAACACAGcag GTCTGTGTCCTCTTCATATCGCCATCTTGACTAACAGCCTGAGCAGCGTGAGGGCTCTTCTGGAGGCAGGGGCTAACGTGGAGGTTCAGGAACGTACATGCGGTCGAACGCCACTTCACCTCGCTACTGAGCTTGACAACGTCTCGCTCGCCGGATGCCTCCTGCTAGAG GGTGATGCTGAAGTGGACAGTCTGACGTATAACGGGTCCACGGCGCTTCACATCGCAGCAGGACGGGGCTCTCTCAAACTGAGCGCGCTCCTCATCGCCGCAG GCGCAGATCCTCATAAAGAGAATTTCGAGCCGCTGTTCTTCAGAGACGAGGAGTGCTGCAGGGAAGACCGAGACGATGTGGACGAGGGCTACATCCCAGGGACAACCCCACTTGACATGGCAGCTTCTTCGGAG GTGAGGGAAATCCTGAAAGGTAAACCGTACCAGCCCAGCACTGTCGTCATCCCACCACAAG gagacATGCAGAGTCTGGGCGCGGAGACGAAGCAGGCGCTGTGCAAATGTCTGGAGGAGTCTCCGGGTGGCTGGGAGAGTctggcacacacactcagactggGCATCCTCACCAACGCCTTCCGCCTCAGCCCACGGCCAGCGTGCACACTTCTGGACAGTTACGAG GTGTCAGGCGGGACAGTGTGCGAGCTCTTAGCAGGTCTGAAGAGTATCGGAAACAGCGGCGCCGTGAGCATCCTGCAGGAGCGCATGGCGTGCGAGGAAAACGATGACGCACACGACGGACATCTGACCACCG ACGGTGGTGTCTCTGCAGGCCTGCATGTTCTAAAATTATCTCCGTCAGACGACATAGGCGTGTGTGATAGCGGTGTCGAGACATCTTTCCAGTAG